The Brachyspira hyodysenteriae ATCC 27164 genome includes a window with the following:
- a CDS encoding methyl-accepting chemotaxis protein, with protein MKKLNSLAFKLPLSISFISGLIIIVLLVISLFFSSRGITESINVGFRNTVEGYAYLLDALTEAQMLLANSYASDANIRNYMIFRDDIYSGYSGRDMTNFIGKNSYVESIYLTDINGNVLLTTSEALKNRNMADIRPHLWAKLSKGEKVAFGSPRESPVSGEITLGVGSIITDFTNNTIGYLVTTVKGSVIHDNYFSKVKLGKTGRIVAVNENFVVTMDMDPANINKPAPAEYKNIFNNASGEGPYSYKNGNIIRMGYYKKMNVQPWIVTYAMNEDEIFEQVRTTVLISILVTVISIIILVVFVFMYARRITKPLRIVVEEAKEIESGRLIMHGRKVNRNDEIGELSRSFHNMKYKLIEIIETSLNESNRMAQAANSLATGNKDLAEKAESTAGNLEETGSFMEEIAAAITVSINNSVKGNEMMNDCKIAIENAASVVEETVKSISEVNADSEKIKNIIKVIEGIAFQTNILALNAAVEAARAGDQGKGFAVVASEVRSLAQSSQDSAKDITELINQVYEKINRANQIVGSQEQLFVGIKEQIEETADTIKSITEAAVEQKEGVSQVNRAVEEMDTLTQENAALVEESTASSMSLYNDAKHLQQVINFFSIER; from the coding sequence ATGAAGAAGTTAAATAGCTTAGCATTTAAATTGCCTTTATCTATAAGTTTTATAAGCGGTTTAATAATAATTGTACTCTTAGTAATTTCATTATTTTTTTCAAGCAGAGGCATTACAGAATCTATAAATGTTGGATTTAGAAATACAGTTGAGGGGTATGCTTATTTATTAGATGCTTTAACAGAGGCACAAATGCTTCTTGCTAATTCTTATGCAAGTGATGCTAATATCAGAAACTATATGATTTTTAGAGATGATATTTATAGCGGATATAGCGGAAGAGATATGACTAATTTTATAGGAAAAAATAGCTATGTAGAAAGTATTTATTTAACAGATATAAATGGAAATGTTTTACTAACTACATCAGAAGCTTTAAAAAATAGGAATATGGCAGATATAAGACCTCATTTATGGGCTAAGCTTTCAAAAGGAGAAAAAGTTGCATTTGGAAGTCCTAGAGAATCCCCTGTTTCAGGTGAAATAACATTGGGTGTTGGTTCTATAATTACAGATTTTACCAATAATACAATAGGTTATTTAGTAACTACAGTAAAAGGATCTGTTATACATGATAATTATTTTTCAAAAGTTAAATTAGGAAAAACTGGAAGGATAGTTGCTGTTAATGAGAATTTTGTAGTTACTATGGATATGGATCCTGCTAATATTAATAAGCCTGCACCTGCTGAATATAAAAATATATTTAATAATGCTTCTGGTGAAGGACCATACAGCTATAAAAATGGAAATATCATTAGAATGGGATACTACAAGAAAATGAATGTTCAGCCTTGGATAGTAACTTATGCTATGAATGAAGATGAAATATTTGAACAGGTAAGAACTACAGTATTGATAAGTATTTTAGTCACTGTTATTTCTATAATTATTTTAGTTGTATTTGTGTTTATGTATGCAAGAAGGATTACAAAACCTCTTAGAATAGTAGTTGAGGAAGCGAAAGAAATAGAGTCAGGCAGACTCATTATGCATGGAAGAAAAGTTAATAGAAATGATGAAATTGGAGAACTATCCCGTTCTTTCCATAATATGAAATATAAACTTATAGAAATAATAGAAACTTCTTTAAATGAATCTAATAGAATGGCTCAGGCTGCTAATAGTCTTGCAACAGGAAATAAAGATTTAGCAGAGAAAGCGGAAAGTACTGCTGGAAATCTAGAGGAGACAGGATCATTTATGGAAGAAATAGCTGCTGCAATCACTGTATCGATTAATAATTCTGTAAAAGGAAATGAAATGATGAATGATTGTAAAATTGCTATAGAGAATGCGGCTTCAGTAGTAGAAGAGACTGTAAAAAGTATAAGCGAAGTTAATGCTGATAGTGAAAAAATAAAAAACATTATTAAAGTAATTGAAGGAATAGCATTTCAAACTAACATATTAGCTCTTAATGCGGCAGTAGAGGCAGCAAGAGCCGGAGATCAAGGTAAAGGTTTTGCTGTAGTTGCAAGCGAAGTTAGAAGTTTAGCACAAAGCAGCCAAGATTCAGCTAAAGATATAACAGAATTAATAAATCAAGTATATGAAAAAATTAATAGAGCAAATCAGATAGTAGGAAGTCAGGAACAATTATTTGTAGGAATAAAAGAACAGATAGAAGAAACAGCGGATACAATAAAAAGTATTACTGAGGCAGCAGTAGAACAAAAAGAAGGTGTATCTCAAGTTAATAGAGCAGTTGAAGAAATGGATACTTTAACTCAGGAAAATGCAGCTTTAGTTGAAGAGTCTACAGCATCCTCTATGTCATTATATAATGATGCTAAACATTTACAGCAAGTTATCAATTTCTTTAGTATAGAAAGATAA
- a CDS encoding methyl-accepting chemotaxis protein: MSRFHSLSFKMPITISLMSVLMLGFLLSASVFFSNKGITQSIDTGFKNTVEGYANLFDSILDAQVMVNKAYTSSANIKNFLSDMSNSYTRNVNLDITSFIENNNFIENISIMNTNGVIVFDKNSKLIGRNFMELRPDMMQKLLAGADVAFGNEIKESAATGELTISLGLRILDYNNQLIGYLVSIIKIMVIYDNYFSNIQLGRSGRIVTVNDKSMVIMDTDPKEINKKAPSEYDNIIKSGSVSGDIRYSANNHIREGFYKKMTVQPWIVAYAMDQEEIYEINKSIVITSVIIGIISMLLMTLVVFLFTRSIIKPLNIVVEEAKEIASGRLVIHNRKLNRKDELGELSHSFHDMKYKLIEVIETTLHNADKMSQAANSLAIGNKDLAHKAENTAANLEETASSMEEIASAISMATNNSVKGNEMMTHCKESIENATSVVSETVRSMNEVNADSEKIKDIIKVIEGIAFQTNILALNAAVEAARAGDQGKGFAVVASEVRSLAQSSQDSAKDITELVNQVYEKINKANKIVESQEELFMSIKGEIDETANIIKDISSAALEQQSGVSQVNKAVMEMDSITQENAALVEQSTASSLALYDDAKELQSVMSFFRIEK; the protein is encoded by the coding sequence ATGAGTAGATTTCATAGTCTATCATTTAAAATGCCTATTACTATTAGTTTAATGTCTGTTTTAATGTTAGGTTTTTTATTAAGTGCCTCTGTGTTTTTTTCAAATAAAGGAATAACACAAAGTATAGATACAGGCTTTAAAAATACGGTAGAAGGATACGCAAATTTATTTGATTCTATATTGGATGCACAAGTAATGGTAAATAAGGCCTATACAAGCAGTGCCAATATTAAGAATTTTCTATCAGATATGAGTAATTCCTATACTAGAAATGTTAATCTAGATATAACTTCATTTATAGAAAACAATAATTTTATTGAAAATATTTCTATAATGAATACTAATGGTGTAATAGTTTTTGATAAAAATTCTAAACTAATAGGCAGAAATTTTATGGAACTTAGACCAGATATGATGCAAAAATTGCTTGCTGGAGCTGATGTTGCTTTCGGAAATGAAATTAAAGAATCGGCAGCTACAGGAGAGCTTACAATATCTTTAGGCTTGAGAATACTTGATTATAATAATCAATTAATAGGATATTTAGTTTCCATAATAAAAATAATGGTTATATATGACAATTATTTCAGCAATATACAATTAGGAAGAAGCGGAAGAATAGTAACTGTAAATGATAAATCTATGGTTATAATGGATACTGATCCAAAAGAAATAAATAAGAAGGCTCCAAGTGAATATGATAATATAATAAAAAGCGGTTCTGTATCAGGGGATATACGTTATAGTGCCAATAATCATATTAGAGAGGGCTTTTATAAAAAAATGACTGTTCAGCCTTGGATAGTAGCTTATGCTATGGATCAGGAAGAAATTTATGAGATAAATAAATCTATAGTTATAACTAGTGTTATTATAGGCATAATATCTATGCTTCTTATGACATTAGTTGTTTTCCTATTTACTAGAAGTATAATAAAACCTTTAAACATTGTAGTTGAAGAAGCTAAAGAAATAGCATCTGGAAGGCTTGTCATACATAATAGAAAATTAAATAGAAAAGATGAACTTGGAGAATTATCTCATTCTTTCCATGATATGAAATATAAACTTATAGAAGTAATAGAAACAACTTTACATAATGCAGATAAAATGTCTCAGGCTGCTAATAGTCTTGCTATAGGAAATAAAGATTTGGCTCATAAAGCAGAAAATACAGCAGCTAACCTTGAAGAAACAGCTTCTTCTATGGAAGAAATAGCTTCAGCTATATCTATGGCTACAAATAATTCTGTAAAAGGTAATGAGATGATGACTCACTGTAAAGAGTCTATAGAGAATGCAACATCTGTAGTATCTGAAACAGTTAGAAGTATGAATGAAGTTAATGCTGATAGTGAAAAGATTAAAGATATTATTAAAGTTATAGAGGGTATAGCTTTCCAAACTAATATATTAGCTTTGAATGCGGCAGTAGAGGCAGCAAGAGCCGGAGATCAAGGTAAAGGTTTTGCTGTAGTAGCCAGCGAAGTAAGAAGTTTGGCACAAAGCAGTCAGGATTCAGCAAAAGATATAACAGAATTGGTAAATCAAGTATATGAAAAAATTAATAAAGCTAATAAGATAGTAGAAAGTCAGGAAGAGCTTTTTATGAGTATTAAAGGCGAAATAGATGAAACAGCAAATATTATTAAAGATATTAGTTCAGCAGCATTGGAACAGCAATCAGGAGTATCACAAGTAAATAAAGCTGTAATGGAAATGGATTCTATTACACAGGAGAATGCTGCCTTAGTTGAACAGTCCACAGCTTCTTCGCTTGCTTTATATGATGATGCTAAAGAGCTTCAGTCTGTTATGAGTTTCTTTAGAATAGAAAAGTAG
- a CDS encoding methyl-accepting chemotaxis protein — MSKFSSLSFKMPITISFMAIIMLVFLLSASVFFSNKGITESIDTGFKNTVEGYANLFNSILNAQVMVSVAYSSSSNIRNYLINRDENYKRLGLIDLNLFIKRNEYLENIYVVGIEGDILLDKKNELTGQSMAKFRPCMWNKLKAGEEYAIGNNMRKSADTGEYTVSIGTQILDFENNIIGYLVLIVRSSIIYQNYFSNIKLGRSGRIVAVNDQLKVVMDTDPNEIDKDAPQEYDTIFKSGSLEGELKYSFNNHIRAGYYKKMKIHPWIVAYAMDEEEIYEVNKSIIGISTIIGIISMLLMTLVVFLFTRSIIKPLNIIVEEAKEIEEGRLVTNRKALNRKDELGVLSRSFTSMRIKLIEIIETTLHNADKMSLAANNLAAGNKDLSRRSENTAANLEETASSMEEIASAISMATNNSVKGNEMMTHCRASIDNATSIVSETVRSMNEVNADSEKIKDIIKVIEGIAFQTNILALNAAVEAARAGDQGKGFAVVASEVRSLAQSSQDSAKDITELVNQVYEKINKANKIVESQEELFMSIKGEIDETANIIKDISSAALEQQSGVSQVNKAVMEMDSITQENAALVEQSTASSLALYDDAKELQSVMSFFRIEK, encoded by the coding sequence ATGAGTAAATTTAGCAGCCTATCTTTTAAAATGCCAATAACTATTAGTTTTATGGCTATAATAATGTTAGTTTTTTTACTAAGTGCATCTGTGTTTTTTTCAAATAAGGGAATAACAGAAAGTATAGATACAGGTTTTAAAAATACGGTAGAAGGGTATGCTAATTTATTTAATTCTATATTAAATGCTCAAGTTATGGTATCTGTAGCTTATTCAAGCAGTTCTAATATTAGGAATTATCTTATTAATAGAGATGAAAATTATAAGAGATTAGGCTTGATTGATTTAAATTTGTTTATAAAAAGAAATGAGTATTTAGAAAATATATATGTTGTAGGTATTGAAGGCGATATTTTATTGGATAAAAAAAATGAGTTAACAGGGCAAAGTATGGCTAAATTTAGACCATGTATGTGGAATAAATTAAAAGCAGGTGAAGAATATGCTATAGGAAATAATATGAGAAAATCAGCAGATACAGGAGAATATACAGTATCTATTGGTACTCAGATATTAGATTTTGAAAATAATATTATAGGTTATTTAGTATTGATAGTTAGATCATCTATAATATATCAGAATTATTTCAGTAATATAAAATTAGGAAGAAGCGGAAGAATAGTTGCTGTTAATGATCAGCTTAAAGTTGTAATGGATACAGATCCTAATGAAATAGATAAAGATGCTCCTCAAGAATATGATACTATATTTAAATCTGGAAGTTTAGAGGGAGAATTAAAATATTCGTTTAATAATCATATTAGAGCTGGTTATTATAAGAAAATGAAGATACATCCTTGGATAGTAGCTTATGCTATGGATGAAGAAGAGATTTATGAAGTTAATAAATCTATTATAGGTATAAGTACAATAATAGGTATAATATCTATGCTTCTTATGACATTGGTTGTTTTCCTATTTACTAGAAGCATAATAAAACCTTTAAATATTATAGTTGAAGAAGCAAAAGAAATAGAGGAAGGAAGGCTTGTAACTAATAGAAAAGCTTTGAATAGAAAAGATGAGTTAGGTGTATTATCAAGATCATTTACTTCTATGCGCATAAAACTTATAGAAATAATAGAAACAACTTTACATAATGCAGACAAAATGTCATTAGCAGCAAATAATTTGGCAGCAGGTAATAAAGATTTATCAAGAAGATCAGAAAATACAGCAGCTAACCTTGAAGAAACAGCTTCTTCTATGGAAGAAATAGCTTCAGCTATATCTATGGCTACAAATAATTCTGTAAAAGGTAATGAGATGATGACTCACTGCAGAGCATCAATAGATAATGCAACATCCATAGTATCTGAAACAGTTAGAAGTATGAATGAAGTTAATGCTGATAGTGAAAAGATTAAAGATATTATTAAAGTTATAGAGGGTATAGCTTTCCAAACTAATATATTAGCTTTAAATGCGGCAGTAGAAGCAGCAAGAGCCGGAGATCAAGGTAAAGGTTTTGCTGTAGTAGCCAGCGAAGTAAGAAGTTTGGCACAAAGCAGTCAGGATTCAGCAAAAGATATAACAGAATTGGTAAATCAAGTATATGAAAAAATTAATAAAGCTAATAAGATAGTAGAAAGTCAGGAAGAGCTTTTTATGAGTATTAAAGGCGAAATAGATGAAACAGCAAATATTATTAAAGATATTAGTTCAGCAGCATTGGAACAGCAATCAGGAGTATCACAAGTAAATAAAGCTGTAATGGAAATGGATTCTATTACACAGGAGAATGCTGCCTTAGTTGAACAGTCCACAGCTTCTTCGCTTGCTTTATATGATGATGCTAAAGAGCTTCAGTCTGTTATGAGTTTCTTTAGAATAGAAAAATAA
- a CDS encoding TM1266 family iron-only hydrogenase system putative regulator encodes MENNRIAVVGIIVEETENVSKVNEILHDYSDFIIGRMGIPYREENINIISIVLNAPNDKINSLTGKLGMLKGVSAKALYANKK; translated from the coding sequence ATGGAAAATAATAGAATCGCTGTTGTTGGTATAATAGTTGAAGAAACAGAAAATGTTTCAAAAGTTAATGAAATTTTGCATGATTACAGTGATTTTATTATAGGAAGGATGGGAATTCCTTATAGAGAAGAGAATATAAATATAATCAGCATAGTCTTAAATGCTCCTAATGATAAAATTAATAGTTTAACAGGTAAACTTGGTATGCTTAAAGGTGTTTCTGCTAAAGCACTTTATGCAAACAAAAAGTAA